One segment of Neodiprion fabricii isolate iyNeoFabr1 chromosome 1, iyNeoFabr1.1, whole genome shotgun sequence DNA contains the following:
- the LOC124177630 gene encoding dnaJ homolog subfamily C member 13 isoform X3, which translates to MGITTYNPGNLEVTNKWAYSDFISLQPTNKSQTGLYEFSITMRKERKVDTMRFSSEYRLQLLTEALKFRNQFAEKPKEILRYQAYKHHWSDTRLPVVLEVTPFSLDQLDPATNMLLASYCYKDFEGLATMKDYPGGFVIVCGGFGRLHLFASHQIEEIKKKMLESALNNLGINIKVLKEQIILDDFLTQRLGKFSGDEHITSVSEFTVHKLSSRHPDPQRRTLCLSDTCLVERDPQTYSICTLRPLSDIFTLVRDNSNPQLFTIQYLNGQMRSYTTTDRDSLLASLLDGVRASGNRDVHVKMYPISRGKRLGPLNLPVDEEVETSHVKFLQQPPGNKSFSEMLERFNANAPYNGLHYSTSQDDNKPLDWTVTTLQLQVHRVTNDYLQGLFTENKDKVILGALNALVSKELETNSEVEAQFHALRRLVASKVGFTAFTTLPGFREAIGNKVVKALKRQDCGVTQAAMDCICALMQPMHEDCDLRQEQLNKSSLLSSTKFLDSLLDMWISHVNHGTGALVVSAMLDFLTFALCVPYSETTDGKHFDNLLEMVAARGRSLFRLFQHPSLAVVKGAGLVMRAIIEEGAPEIAAKMQELALAEGALPRHLLNSLFTLGSDGRLLTHRQLCRHLVGLWVTGHPTAMGLLKRIMPVGLLNYLDSEEKVPDSFLEEERLNNRDNLKIAIDHASKNRKSPQWIAIERQMRVLERHVENALQHWGARVGIERREKIKERPIVLRKRRERIKSEANWKLFYYKFNQDHALPNLIWNHKTREELRTALENEIRAFSSDKDLSGGTLIAWNHREFEVQYHSLSDEVKIGDYYLRLLLEKEDSPDSPIRKSYEFFNDLYHRFLLTTKIEMKCLCLQAMTIVYGRYFEDIGPFSDTKYIVGMLERCSDRMERDRLVMFINKLILHRRNVKDIMDQNGVRTLVDLLTLAHLHTSRAVVPTQTNVIEAGPDQERAMEKEWYYNDGDQRKGPICITELKKLYAAGKINNKTKVWAQGLDGWRMVMQVPQLKWTLVAKGSPVINESELATLVLNILIKMCEYFPSRDADDAIIRPLPRVKRLLSDPQCMPHVVQLLLTFDPVLVERVSTLLCEVMKDNPDVSKIYLTGIFFFILMYTGSNVLPVARFLQLTHTKQAFRGDENTASDIMQRSILGQLLPDAMVSYLENHGAEKFAQIFLGDFDTPEAIWNAEMRRMLIEKVAAHIADFSPRLRSHTLARYQYIPIPAIRYPQLENELFCQIFYLRHLCDTNKFPQWPIPDPVRLLKDVLDAWKKEVEKKPPVMTVDDAYRVLGLAGGKQHNEATVRKSYYKLAQMYHPDKNPDGRDKFEAVNQAYEFLCSRSCWTADGPNPDNIVLILRTQSILFHRYADELQPYKYAGYPQLIKTIKFETNDDQLFSKSAPLLAAASELAYHTVHCSALNAEELRREGGLEVMLEAYSRCVSVLNNSSKPNDVAVQVCTHITRCFAVAGLFRGCREKMVELPQLVRDLCRLLYFKHLTKLCSVATECVSSLATDSVLQMQLLQSGALWHLLLFMFNYDYTLEEGGVKRSQDENRQEVSNNLAKLAVRACARLGGYMTGDNETPVNPVTVAALESTLTLYLARQLGKEKPEEILKILNSNCSNPYLIWDNGTRAELNEYLESKRQERLSGNGDFEHDFTEFKYTAHSNELIIGEIFVKIYNEQPTFPIENPKGFTIDLLDFLSKSAAYLASVGSVALLKKDQEKLRHIVISLDALKNVIKNNPGVEMQCIGHFKLLFGLLSCNSFKPIQKGALEVINNVTKNQECVNDIAANEVVVHLLLCLHSLTECQLLTLETLYALMSTTKIVKDALTKGAVVYILDLFCNSNNTQIREAAADLLAKMSSDKLAGPKVKLDLSKFLPRLFSEAIRDAPKQCVHMFESRHENPELIWDDDSKNRVSRIVSEMKEEHYAAQRLNPNTNLKLPEMQTNIDIGSNEPVVAGVYLRLFIASPTWALRKPKEFLSELMDTTLILMSKEKTDTDLLELAAQALVCLLQAQPALADQVPSLGHIPKLCRQMSVPNSQPAVYKAAILILHQLAASEICITSICQTECISPLKYAMQSRKDMIAIACEALNRLFSTNEDRLVKQALEAQMVPYLLTLLEGRLDTIDNPGTTKAQIVKALKAMTRSLLLGEKITAILDKSSVWAEYKDQMHDLFISNTPTAGYLTAGVPVSAGYLTAGPSATLPTGPPPVDKEDNVINRNDNI; encoded by the exons ATGGGTATTACAACATATAATCCCGGCAATCTCGAGGTTACTAATAAGTGGGCATATTCAGATTTTATCAGCCTACAGCCGACAAATAAAAGTCAGACTGGCCTGTATGAGTTTAGTATCACGATGCGCAAGGAACGAAAAGTAGATACTATGAGATTCAGCTCTGAGTACAGGTTACAACTTTTGACTGAGGCTTTGAAATTCAGAAATCAATTTGCAGAAAAACCAAAGGAGATTTTG agaTACCAAGCTTATAAGCATCATTGGTCGGATACGAGATTGCCCGTGGTCCTTGAGGTGACACCATTTAGTCTTGATCAGTTGGATCCTGCCACAAACATGTTATTGGCTAGCTATTGTTACAAGGATTTTGAAGGCCTTGCTACAATGAAAGACTACCCAGGTGGCTTTGTGATAGTATGTGGGGGCTTTGGACGTCTGCACCTATTTGCCTCGCATCAAATTgaagagataaagaaaaaaatgctgGAATCGGCACTAAATAACTTGGGAATCAATATAAAAGTATTGAAAGAACAAATAATCCTCGACGATTTTCTCACTCAAAGACTGGGAAAGTTCAGTGGCGATGAGCACATAACCAGTGTATCAGAGTTCACTGTTCACAAGCTGTCATCCAGGCACCCGGATCCTCAACGAAGAACATTATGCCTTTCAGATACTTGCCTTGTTGAAAGAGACCCTCAGACGTATAGCATTTGCACCCTCAGACCATTGTCTGATATTTTTACTCTGGTTCGAGATAATTCAAATCCGCAATTGTTCACGATACAGTACCTGAATGGTCAAATGCGGAGTTACACAACCACTGACAGGGATTCTTTACTCGCTTCTTTACTAGATGGTGTTAGGGCATCTGGGAACAGAGATGTTCATGTTAAAATGTATCCTATATCTCGTGGCAAGAGACTCGGTCCATTGAACCTGCCTGTCGATGAAGAAGTCGAGACTTCtcatgtaaaatttttgcaacaaccACCCGGGAATAAATCATTCTCCGAGATGTTGGAAAGATTCAATGCAAACGCTCCATACAACGGGCTACACTATTCCACCTCCCAAGAT GATAATAAACCGCTTGATTGGACTGTAACTACGTTACAACTTCAAGTCCACAGGGTTACAAATGACTATTTACAGGGCCTATTTACCGAGAACAAAGACAAGGTAATTCTCGGCGCCCTGAATGCTTTAGTGAGCAAGGAACTGGAAACTAATAGCGAAGTCGAGGCGCAGTTTCATGCCCTAAGAAGGCTAGTTGCAAGCAAAGTTGGTTTCACAGCGTTCACAACGTTGCCAGGCTTTAGAGAAGCCATTGGGAATAAGGTTGTCAAAGCATTGAAGCGACAAGATTGTGGAGTGACGCAAGCAGCAATGGATTGTATTTGTGCTCTCATGCAGCCCATGCACGAAGACTGTGACTTAAGACAAGAACAATTGAACAAAAGCAGTCTACTCAGTAGTACCAAGTTCCTTGACAGTCTTCTAGATATGTGGATCAGCCACGTT aatCATGGCACAGGAGCTCTTGTGGTTTCTGCCATGTTGGATTTCCTAACATTCGCGCTCTGTGTACCATACAGCGAAACAACAGATGGCAAACACTTTGATAATTTACTGGAAATGGTCGCTGCTAGGGGTAGATCGTTGTTTCGACTGTTTCAACATCCTTCGTTAGCAGTTGTCAAAGGAGCAGGGCTTGTGATGCGGGCTATAATTGAGGAAGGAGCACCAGAAATTGCAGCAAAAATGCAAGAATTGGCACTAGCCGAGGGTGCTTTGCCGAGACATCTGTTGAATAGCTTATTCACTCTGGGCAGTGATGGCAGACTTTTGACACATCGACAATTGTGCCGACATTTGGTGGGCTTGTGGGTCACCGGACACCCTACTGCGATGGGGTTACTAAAGAGAATAATG CCAGTTGGTTTGCTGAATTATCTGGATTCAGAGGAGAAAGTGCCGGATTCGTTTCTGGAAGAAGAACGATTGAATAATcgtgataatttaaaaattgcgatcGATCATGCCtcgaaaaacagaaaaagtcCACAATGGATAGCCATTGAGCGTCAAATGCGAGTACTTGAAAGACATGTGGAAAACGCCCTTCAACACTGGGGAGCTAGAGTGGGTATCGAGCgccgtgaaaaaattaaagaacgaCCAATTGTGCTGAGAAAGCGTAGAGAACGGATTAAGTCCGAAGCAAATTGGAAgctattttattacaaatttaatcAAGATCATGCGCTGCCGAATTTAATCTGGAACCACAAAACACGAGAGGAGTTGAGAACCGCTTTGGAAAACGAAATAAGAGCTTTTAGCTCTGACAAGGATTTGTCGGGTGGCACTTTGATAGCCTGGAATCACAGAGAATTCGAAGTACAGTATCATTCTTTGTCCGACGAAGTGAAAATTGGTGATTATTATCTCCGACTGCTATTAGAGAAGGAAGACAGTCCTGATAGCCCTATAAGGAAGTC gtatgaatttttcaacgacttGTATCATAGATTCCTGTTGactacaaaaattgaaatgaagtGCCTTTGCCTGCAAGCAATGACTATCGTGTACGGTCGATATTTTGAAGACATTGGCCCTTTTTCCGACACTAAGTACATAGTTGGTATGCTTGAACGGTGTTCAGATAGGATGGAGCGTGATCGGTTAGTTATGTTTATAAATAAGCTGATACTACATCGGAGAAATGTTAAAGATATTATGGACCAAAATGGCGTTAGGACTCTGGTCGATCTCTTGACATTGGCTCACTTGCACACGTCGCGTGCTGTTGTTCCGACTCAGACGAATGTCATAGAGGCAGGACCAGATCAAGAAAGGGCCATGGAGAAAGAATGGTACTACAATGACGGAGACCAGCGAAAAGGTCCAATTTGCATCActgaattgaagaaattatatGCAGCTGgtaaaattaacaacaaaacTAAGGTCTGGGCACAGGGGTTAGATGGTTGGCGAATGGTGATGCAAGTTCCTCAGTTGAAGTGGACTTTAGTTGCCAAAGGCAGTCCAGTAATAAATGAAAGCGAATTGGCAACCCTAGTTTTGAACATTCTCATCAAAATGTGCGAATACTTTCCAAGTCGAGATGCTGATGATGCTATAATTCGGCCACTGCCTCGCGTTAAAAGGCTACTTTCCGATCCTCAGTGTATGCCACATGTAGTTCAGTTACTCTTGACTTTCGATCCAGTCTTAGTAGAGAGAGTATCGACTTTGCTATGCGAAGTGATGAAGGATAATCCAGACGTGTCAAAAATCTATCTAACGGGaatctttttcttcatattgATGTATACTGGGTCCAACGTTCTACCGGTTGCAAGATTTTTGCAGCTGACGCACACCAAACAGGCGTTTAGGGGTGATGAA AACACAGCATCTGACATAATGCAGAGGAGTATATTGGGCCAGCTTTTGCCAGATGCTATGGTTAGCTACCTTGAGAATCACGGAGCAGAAAAGTTTGCACAGATATTTTTGGGTGACTTTGACACACCAGAAGCCATCTGGAATGCTGAAATGCGCAGGATGTTAATAGAAAAAGTGGCTGCGCATATAGCAGACTTCTCGCCTAGACTACGAAGCCACACACTGGCTCGCTACCAATACATCCCTATACCAGCTATAAGATATCCTCAGCTTGAGAATGAACTGTTCTGTCAAATATTTTACCTCAGGCATCTTTGTGATACAAACAAATTTCCCCAGTGGCCGATACCTGACCCT GTAAGGTTGCTGAAAGATGTGTTGGATGCATGGAAAAAGGAGGTGGAAAAAAAGCCACCGGTGATGACAGTGGACGATGCCTACAGAGTTTTGGGATTAGCCGGTGGGAAACAGCACAATGAAGCTACTGTGCGAAAGTCTTATTATAAACTTGCACAAATGTATCATCCAGATAAAAATCCTGATGGCAGG GATAAATTCGAAGCTGTTAATCAAGCATACGAATTCCTGTGTAGCCGTAGCTGTTGGACCGCGGATGGTCCAAACCCGGATAACATTGTTCTCATCCTTCGAACGCAGAGTATTCTGTTCCATCGATACGCTGATGAGCTTCAGCCGTACAAATACGCGGGTTACCCACAACTGATTAAGACAATAAAGTTTGAGACCAATGATGATCAATTGTTCTCAAAGTCTGCACCTCTCCTGGCCGCAGCAAGCGAACTTGCCTATCATACCGTTCACTGTTCTGCTTTAAATGCCGAAGAATTGAGGAGAGAAGGTGGCCTGGAAGTTATGTTAGAAGCATATTCAAGATGCGTTTCAGTCTTAAATAACTCAAGTAAACCCAATGACGTCGCTGTTCAAGTTTGTACACATATCACAAGATGCTTTGCTGTTGCCGGGTTGTTCAGAGGGTGTAGAGAAAAGATGGTCGAGTTGCCTCAATTGGTCAGGGATCTCTGCAGGCTCTTATATTTCAAG CATTTAACGAAACTCTGCTCTGTGGCAACGGAGTGTGTATCATCCTTAGCAACCGATAGCGTGCTCCAGATGCAGTTGCTGCAGTCGGGAGCACTGTGGCATTTGCTCCTCTTCATGTTCAACTACGATTACACGTTGGAGGAAGGTGGCGTGAAAAGAAGTCAGGATGAAAATCGGCAAGAAGTTTCAAACAACTTGGCTAAGCTTGCGGTGAGGGCATGTGCTAGGCTGGGTGGCTATATGACTGGCGATAATGAAACACCAGTTAATCCCGTTACCGTGGCTGCACTGGAAAGCACCCTCACCCTGTATCTGGCCCGTCAGCTTGGCAAGGAAAAACCTGAAGAAATCCTGAAAATTCTCAATTCAAATTGCTCAAATCCGTATTTGATATGGGACAACGGTACCAGGGCAGAACTAAATGAGTACTTAGAATCAAAGCGGCAAGAAAGACTGAGTGGCAATGGAGACTTTGAACATGATTTCACTGAGTTTAAATATACGGCGCATAGCAATGAACTTATAATTGGGGAAATctttgttaaaatttataatgaacAGCCAACGTTCCCAATTGAG aatccgaAGGGCTTTACAATAGACCTCCTCGACTTTCTCTCCAAGTCTGCTGCTTATTTAGCTTCTGTCGGAAGTGTTGCATTGTTAAAGAAGGATCAGGAAAAATTGAGGCATATCGTAATATCCCTTGACGCTctaaaaaatgtgataaaaaataatcccgGTGTAGAAATGCAGTGCATTGGTCACTTCAAGTTACTTTTTGGACTGTTGAGTTGCAACAGCTTCAAGCCAATCCAAAAGGGAGCTCTGGAAGTTATTAATAATGTCACTAAAAATCAAGAGTGCGTCAACGATATTGCCGCTAATGAGGTAGTGGTGCATTTACTTTTGTGCCTGCACAGTTTGACCGAGTGCCAGCTTCTGACCTTGGAAACATTGTATGCCTTGATGAGTACTACGAAAATAGTAAAAGATGCTTTGACCAAAG GTGCTGTTGTGTACAttcttgatttattttgcAACTCCAACAATACCCAAATACGGGAAGCCGCTGCCGATTTACTGGCTAAAATGTCTTCCGACAAGTTAGCTGGGCCAAAAGTAAAGCTCGATTTGTCGAAATTCTTGCCACGGTTGTTCAGCGAGGCAATCCGAGATGCGCCTAAGCAATGTGTACATATGTTCGAATCTAGACATGAAAATCCAGAGTTAATTTGGGATGACGACTCAAAGAACAGAGTTTCCAGAATTGTTTCCGAGATGAAAGAAGA ACACTATGCAGCCCAGAGACTGAATCCAAATACAAATCTGAAGTTGCCTGAAATGCAGACTAACATAGATATCGGAAGTAATGAACCTGTGGTAGCTGGAGTTTACCTCAGATTATTTATAGCCAGTCCTACATGGGCCCTCAGAAAACCTAAAGAGTTTTTGAGCGAGCTGATGGATACGACATTGATTCTAATGTCAAAGGAAAAAACTGAC ACCGATTTGCTAGAGTTAGCTGCGCAAGCTTTGGTGTGCTTGTTGCAAGCTCAGCCAGCGTTGGCTGATCAGGTACCATCTCTAGGCCATATACCAAAGTTATGTCGACAAATGTCTGTTCCCAATAGTCAACCGGCCGTCTACAAAGCTGCCATATTAATATTGCACCAATTAGCCGCTAGTGAG ataTGTATAACATCAATATGTCAGACAGAGTGTATAAGTCCTCTAAAGTATGCAATGCAATCGAGGAAAGACATGATAGCCATAGCTTGCGAGGCATTAAACAGATTATTCTCAACGAACGAGGACAGGCTTGTGAAGCAG GCATTAGAAGCACAGATGGTCCCGTACCTTTTGACACTTTTGGAGGGTAGATTAGACACCATTGATAATCCTGGCACGACAAAGGCTCAAATAGTGAAGGCCTTGAAAGCAATGACACGGAGTCTGTTGCTGGGTGAAAAAAtcacagcgatattagacaaaTCCTCTGTTTGGGCAGAGTACAAAGACCAGATGCACGATTTGTTTATATCCAACACACCCACTGCGGGTTATTTGACTG CTGGTGTACCGGTGTCTGCGGGTTATCTAACTGCAGGACCAAGTGCCACACTTCCCACAGGTCCCCCACCAGTCGACAAAGAAGACAATGTGATTAATAGGAACGATAACATTTGA